The DNA sequence GTACGAAGGTTCTACCGCTAGTTAGCGCTTCCGTCGAGATCTTAAGCTCGAAATAAAGATTGAGAGTGGGCATTTTGAAAAACTCCGAGCATCATTCTCATGTTGCGTCTCTTGAAcgaatcatttataataatacctatCGTGATTGTGAAAGACATTTGTAttcgtatttatatacgaataatGAGCGTTATTTGTATAAGCAAAATCATGATAGGAACATTCATTGATTACAACAATACTTTTGTATTCTGCATTTTACTGTCcattaattaaaagagaaaaatgaaaaaatggcttttataatttgtaattaatctCTCGCCGATttaaggaaaaacaaaagaagaaaaaaaaaaagaacaaaaaaagaaaagttaagaaaaaagttgatttttgtaatttataacAGAGATTTCCTTGACCGCTATAAGCCAGAAAATGCTTCTTTCATTGGTAAATGGACGTGCGATCATTCCTTgatacttataattattaatgtttaccGCAATTAAAATTCGCatgataattatacatatatatcattctgTGACACAATTAAACGATCAACCGGCCAAAATGTCCGGCCGACCAatgtaataatgtttataaattgTCACCGCagatacttaaaaaaaaaaaaaaaaaaaaaaaaagaaaaaaaaagaaaaaaaagaaaaagacacaaaaaaaaagaaaaaatatcttgcAAAAATGATGTCtatcgtataaataataaccgATTTTACAACCGAAAGATCTGTATTTTGAAAGATAACATCGATTGTTATAATGTATCGATCGTGCAAGTGAGgcaattatcaattttataaaatgttcttTGAACATACGTGCGCGCGCTTTAGGGATATCAAAagttaaatcaatttttaatcagctgaagaaatatgataatataaaacaatataaaaatactctTGGTaacgtattaataaaataattgattgcTTTCCGGTATCCTTAACTGCTCTTGTAATTAAGGATTTTACAATTCGTAAATCGAATATGTCCAGTTTTTACCTGAACTTAGTAATCCAATTTGGAAGGTAATACATGTTGCAAAtctaatttttcaaatcaatCTTACATATCATGACAGTGTCTGTAAATAATTTGGAGTATTTAATACTACAATAGTTACGTTTTTGACCTCAATACCATGCAAAAGGAtaggaaataaattataatttatgcaaataatagataactgaatttgtttattataacaTACCGTCATATCATtccaattaatttaattaaaatctaatatttataattgaaagCAAAACAATCATCATgacacaataaataaataaattaaagaaagatataataattttttttttttgttttacaaatatttcaaaattaatcgaatataatgatattttttatccgCCTTGGATTTGGCATGTTACTTTTTATAAAGCATCTATAATATAGGTAAGTCTAtctagttatattctttaaaataataattcatgctatttagaattttattattaattttgtaataaaattcaatgtgttaaatataaagatcacatatatatatatgtatatacatatacatatttgtatatacccacacacatatatacacgaatatatatattcataattctTCTAATTACATTACTATTATACTTCGTCTTGTACATGAATTCTATTTTAAGTATTTTGTTTTTGACGATTGGCTACAGTGACGCCGTTCTAGAGACTATTTACTCATAGCATGTTCGCCGTTCCTTTCCAGTTCTTAACGCTGTGCTGTAAACACGTGGTTAAGAGtgtaattattgaatttaaggtgaattattaaacaagatacgtaagtatatgtattattttatatgtaaagaCTTTAAATCATTGTAATGATTCGTTAAAATGAGTTTAAATTGGTATATTTATTGTACACATACATGGTCGAACAGTAGCCTACAGCATTCCATGCAGTAGTTTCCataaatttatcttataattgCGTTTAAGTTTTCATTACTGTTTTCATATCTGTTAATATTGTCATATTGTAATacaaacaaatgaaataatgtttcAAGTTTCatgtttataatattgaattatttttttaaggtTGAGCAATCTTGAGcaatatgtacatttatactattatatttatatggtattattaaaacaaaattttagaCGATCTATGTATAGAAATGATGACGTATATTTTTCgattgtaacatttttttaatttgttaataacattaaatattatattattacagaaTGCCACTGGCTCGTGATCTTTTGCATCCTAGTCCTattgaggaaaaaagaaagcataaATTAAAGAGACTCGTCCAAAAGCCTAACAGCTATTTTATGGATGTGAAATGTCCAGGATGTTATGCTATCAAAACTATCTTTTCACATGCACAGAAACCAGTTGAGTGTGATGGTTGCCGTACGATTTTATGTACACCAACTGGTGGTAAAGCACGGTTAACAGAGGGTTGCTCCTTTAGAAGGAAGGTTCAATGTTAATTTTATGTGACACAAACATCATTCTTTacattcgataaataaatacaattatactATAATGAGTATATATTTCTACCACaatgtgtgtacatatgtgtgcTTATACATGCATCcctttatttcataatattttattcacgTCATCAATACtgaaatacttttataatgctatgcaaataattatttaatgaatacacagattattatatgatcattaattttttttatttctaattatgtCAGAGATAATCTTAATAAATGTAGCAgcttataacaattaaatattaatttacatcaTGATTGATTATTGTATGCATTACACGTTCCatgtcatttttataaattgctTAACAAGTattcattaacatttttactatatttttctGTAGTGTTAATGTTAACACAATTACTTAAACCCTTAAGAATGCAATATTGCATTATATGCTTGAAAAACTCCAGGTGCGATTTCGACGGATCGAGACTTCAGCGATAACTACaaatagtataaaatataaaatttaataaattgaagttaaagtatatatgatatacatgTAATGTAACGATTAAGTTGCATCATACCGTAACATCAGGATTGCCTGGctgaatttttaattcgtttagTACCCAtacattatttgttaattttaaagaTTGATAAAGCATATCTTGTCCTTCTACATTTCTTTTGGCAATTGTGAAAACATTGTTTTGTTGCATCTTTTGTACTACCTGATCAGCAGTCAATATTATACCGCTTAATGTATACTGGACCTAACGATAGAACCAATCTTATTAATTGAAAAGCATAAATTGAGGAATGAAGGATTATGAAAGCaagttaatagaaataaccTCATTTTGTGCAGGAATATCTTTCCAAGTTGAAAGAAATACTCTCTTATCCAGTTGCCCATCTTCAGtaaaatatacattcataGGGACTAAACatgcaaaataaaatacatcaatattattctttatggcaacttgtaaattatttaaaggTTCCATGCGTTGCACTGCTCCTGCTGTCGATAAAATTACATTGGTTTCAATGCTAGCTCCTGGACCTAAAGGACTTGGTACTTGCAATGGTGCTGCTGGTGTTAAACcaaaactatttttattaagctGAATTGCAAATCCTCCCATAGGTTGCATTGCTTTATTTGTAAATGTCATATCCATACTGATTTGACCATTCCTATTTTAAAATCAGATTGaagtaaaatacaataatCCATTtcactacatatatattataatacttacttCCTTGAAAATGTACCCCAGATATCAAAACCTTTACCCTTTTCTGCAGGCAGCCAATTAACTTTAGGTGGTATATAAGATGTAGGTCCTTGATTAAAACCAAAAATATCTCCCAATAATCCTGTTGTACTCTGAGAAACAACTGGTGCTGTAGTACTTGCAGCTCCATCATTACTACCTAAAATTCCATCTAAACCACCACCTAAAAGATCTAAACCTAATCCTGATTGTGCAGCTGGTGCTGGAGGTACTATAGTTGGTCCAccttaaaaaattcat is a window from the Vespa crabro chromosome 17, iyVesCrab1.2, whole genome shotgun sequence genome containing:
- the LOC124430038 gene encoding 40S ribosomal protein S27; the encoded protein is MPLARDLLHPSPIEEKRKHKLKRLVQKPNSYFMDVKCPGCYAIKTIFSHAQKPVECDGCRTILCTPTGGKARLTEGCSFRRKVQC